Proteins from one Esox lucius isolate fEsoLuc1 chromosome 19, fEsoLuc1.pri, whole genome shotgun sequence genomic window:
- the LOC105018183 gene encoding protein regulator of cytokinesis 1 isoform X2, with the protein MRRSEVHAAESVACLNQALNRLKAIWEEIGIPEDQRLQRTDVVKKHIKGLLDMMIAEEDRLRKRLMNSIETCRKELDVLCTDLQLPPFEEDEGRTMLQLEKDIRTRLEVLMKQKSQRMKELKALYKQDRELCDVMCLVPFSIDTDSVPSLERLDEYRSYLVGLAKEKDRRHEEFVDIKRQIVGCMEELDRLPDTSFERDVVCEDEEAFCLSNDNIAALRLLLGQLEERKAENVRECDSYRRRIQELWERLRVPQEEREAMAEHRLHSRKKNMNALQAEVERLEELKSQNLKEVMEAIRTELALFWEKCYYSLQQRQDFTPYIDDVFTEELLNLHEMELQSLKEHYENHRELFEGVTKWQESWTLFLELEKKATDPSRFNNRGGNLLKEEKQRADLQKSLRKLEKSLKVQIDAWEEAQNREFLVNGQKFLQYVEAQWEVLRLEKEREKIDRQQKKSQQMEQDLMYGTSVKTPSKRRLAGTPTPGKARRLNATSSVSGATPNSTLRSAFGGTVCRSPLPRTPMSANKLNGTSTVSSSTNSTLRSVFGGTVCRSPVPMSASKQSLRTPGRLGRTPRTVERNKENMSLQNGMDLRGVLKAPAASSVSHCNASINSVASTYSEFSKDFVNIESTAITSNISQKLPNLTSRPDT; encoded by the exons ATGAGGAGGAG TGAAGTCCATGCTGCGGAATCCGTAGCATGTCTGAATCAAGCCCTGAACCGGTTGAAGGCCATCTGGGAGGAAATAGGGATCCCAGAGGATCAGCGATTGCAGAGGACAGATGTGGTAAAGAAACATATCAAA GGCTTGCTGGACATGATGATTGCAGAAGAGGATCGCCTCAGGAAGAGATTAATGAACAGCATAGAGACCTGTCGAAAAGAGCTGGATGTCCTGTGCACCGATCTTCAACTGCCCCCTTTTGAG GAGGACGAGGGGAGGACGATGCTACAGCTGGAGAAGGACATCCGTACCAGGTTGGAGGTGTTGATGAAGCAAAAGAGCCAGAGAATGAAGGAGCTGAAGGCCTTGTACAAGCAGGACCGGGAGCTGTGTGACGTCATGTGTCTGGTGCCCTTCTCTATTGACACGGACTCTGTCCCGTCGCTGGAGCGCCTCGATGAGTACCGCTCATACCTGGTCGGTCTCGCCAAAGAGAAG GATCGTCGTCACGAGGAGTTTGTGGACATCAAGCGTCAGATCGTTGGGTGCATGGAGGAGCTGGATCGCCTGCCGGACACCAGCTTTGAGAGGGACGTGGTGTGTGAGGACGAGGAGGCCTTCTGCCTGTCCAACGACAACATCGCCGCTCTCAGACTGCTGCTTGGGCAG CTGGAGGAGCGCAAAGCGGAGAATGTTCGGGAGTGCGACTCGTACCGCCGGAGGATCCAGGAGCTGTGGGAGAGACTGCGGGTGCcgcaggaggagagggaggccaTGGCTGAACACAGGCTCCACTCCAGGAAGAAGAACATGAACGCT CTACAAGCAGAGGTTGAGCGcctggaggagctgaagagCCAGAACCTGAAGGAGGTGATGGAAGCCATCCGGACTGAGCTGGCTTTGTTCTGGGAGAAGTGTTACTACAGCTTGCAACAGAGACAGGACTTCACGCCGTACATCGACG ACGTGTTCACAGAGGAGCTTCTGAACCTGCATGAGATGGAGCTCCAGAGTCTGAAGGAGCATTACGAGAACCACCGGGAGCTTTTTGAGGGTGTCACCAAGTGGCAGGAGAGCTGGACTCTGTTCCTGGAGCTGGAG AAGAAGGCAACGGATCCTTCTAGATTCAACAACCGGGGAGGGAATCTGCTCAAGGAGGAGAAGCAGAGGGCCGACCTCCAGAAGAGCCTGCGCAAG TTGGAGAAGTCCCTGAAGGTCCAGATAGATGCGTGGGAGGAGGCGCAGAACAGGGAGTTCCTGGTGAACGGACAGAAGTTCCTCCAGTATGTAGAGGCGCAGTGGGAAGTTCTGCGCCttgaaaaggagagggagaaaatcGACCGG CAACAGAAGAAGAGTCAGCAGATGGAGCAGGACCTGATGTATGGCACGTCTGTGAAGACACCCTCCAAAAGACGGCTGGCTGGGACCCCCACACCTGGCAAAGCCAGGAGG ctcaaTGCCACGTCCAGCGTCTCCGGCGCCACTCCCAACAGCACCTTACGCTCGGCCTTCGGAGGGACTGTGTGTcgttctcctttgccaagaacTCCCATGTCTGCCAACAAG ctcaaTGGCACGTCCACCGTCTCGAGCTCCACTAACAGCACCTTACGCTCAGTTTTCGGAGGAACCGTGTGTCGTTCCCCTGTGCCCATGTCTGCCAGCAAG CAAAGTTTAAGGACCCCTGGCCGCCTTGGGAGAACCCCCCGCACGGTGGAGCGCAACAAGGAGAACATGTCCCTGCAGAATGGCATGGATCTCCGCGGTGTGTTGAAGGCCCCTGCTGCTAGCTCTGTCTCGCACTGTAACGCCAGCATTAACTCTGTCGCCAGCACCTATTCGGAATTTTCG AAGGATTTTGTCAACATTGAGTCCACTGCCATAACCAG CAACATCTCTCAAAAGCTTCCAAATCTAACATCAAGACCGGACACCTGA
- the LOC105018183 gene encoding protein regulator of cytokinesis 1 isoform X6, producing MRRSEVHAAESVACLNQALNRLKAIWEEIGIPEDQRLQRTDVVKKHIKGLLDMMIAEEDRLRKRLMNSIETCRKELDVLCTDLQLPPFEEDEGRTMLQLEKDIRTRLEVLMKQKSQRMKELKALYKQDRELCDVMCLVPFSIDTDSVPSLERLDEYRSYLVGLAKEKDRRHEEFVDIKRQIVGCMEELDRLPDTSFERDVVCEDEEAFCLSNDNIAALRLLLGQLEERKAENVRECDSYRRRIQELWERLRVPQEEREAMAEHRLHSRKKNMNALQAEVERLEELKSQNLKEVMEAIRTELALFWEKCYYSLQQRQDFTPYIDDVFTEELLNLHEMELQSLKEHYENHRELFEGVTKWQESWTLFLELEKKATDPSRFNNRGGNLLKEEKQRADLQKSLRKLEKSLKVQIDAWEEAQNREFLVNGQKFLQYVEAQWEVLRLEKEREKIDRQQKKSQQMEQDLMYGTSVKTPSKRRLAGTPTPGKARRLNATSSVSGATPNSTLRSAFGGTVCRSPLPRTPMSANKLNGTSTVSSSTNSTLRSVFGGTVCRSPVPMSASKQSLRTPGRLGRTPRTVERNKENMSLQNGMDLRGVLKAPAASSVSHCNASINSVASTYSEFSQHLSKASKSNIKTGHLNSTVTHL from the exons ATGAGGAGGAG TGAAGTCCATGCTGCGGAATCCGTAGCATGTCTGAATCAAGCCCTGAACCGGTTGAAGGCCATCTGGGAGGAAATAGGGATCCCAGAGGATCAGCGATTGCAGAGGACAGATGTGGTAAAGAAACATATCAAA GGCTTGCTGGACATGATGATTGCAGAAGAGGATCGCCTCAGGAAGAGATTAATGAACAGCATAGAGACCTGTCGAAAAGAGCTGGATGTCCTGTGCACCGATCTTCAACTGCCCCCTTTTGAG GAGGACGAGGGGAGGACGATGCTACAGCTGGAGAAGGACATCCGTACCAGGTTGGAGGTGTTGATGAAGCAAAAGAGCCAGAGAATGAAGGAGCTGAAGGCCTTGTACAAGCAGGACCGGGAGCTGTGTGACGTCATGTGTCTGGTGCCCTTCTCTATTGACACGGACTCTGTCCCGTCGCTGGAGCGCCTCGATGAGTACCGCTCATACCTGGTCGGTCTCGCCAAAGAGAAG GATCGTCGTCACGAGGAGTTTGTGGACATCAAGCGTCAGATCGTTGGGTGCATGGAGGAGCTGGATCGCCTGCCGGACACCAGCTTTGAGAGGGACGTGGTGTGTGAGGACGAGGAGGCCTTCTGCCTGTCCAACGACAACATCGCCGCTCTCAGACTGCTGCTTGGGCAG CTGGAGGAGCGCAAAGCGGAGAATGTTCGGGAGTGCGACTCGTACCGCCGGAGGATCCAGGAGCTGTGGGAGAGACTGCGGGTGCcgcaggaggagagggaggccaTGGCTGAACACAGGCTCCACTCCAGGAAGAAGAACATGAACGCT CTACAAGCAGAGGTTGAGCGcctggaggagctgaagagCCAGAACCTGAAGGAGGTGATGGAAGCCATCCGGACTGAGCTGGCTTTGTTCTGGGAGAAGTGTTACTACAGCTTGCAACAGAGACAGGACTTCACGCCGTACATCGACG ACGTGTTCACAGAGGAGCTTCTGAACCTGCATGAGATGGAGCTCCAGAGTCTGAAGGAGCATTACGAGAACCACCGGGAGCTTTTTGAGGGTGTCACCAAGTGGCAGGAGAGCTGGACTCTGTTCCTGGAGCTGGAG AAGAAGGCAACGGATCCTTCTAGATTCAACAACCGGGGAGGGAATCTGCTCAAGGAGGAGAAGCAGAGGGCCGACCTCCAGAAGAGCCTGCGCAAG TTGGAGAAGTCCCTGAAGGTCCAGATAGATGCGTGGGAGGAGGCGCAGAACAGGGAGTTCCTGGTGAACGGACAGAAGTTCCTCCAGTATGTAGAGGCGCAGTGGGAAGTTCTGCGCCttgaaaaggagagggagaaaatcGACCGG CAACAGAAGAAGAGTCAGCAGATGGAGCAGGACCTGATGTATGGCACGTCTGTGAAGACACCCTCCAAAAGACGGCTGGCTGGGACCCCCACACCTGGCAAAGCCAGGAGG ctcaaTGCCACGTCCAGCGTCTCCGGCGCCACTCCCAACAGCACCTTACGCTCGGCCTTCGGAGGGACTGTGTGTcgttctcctttgccaagaacTCCCATGTCTGCCAACAAG ctcaaTGGCACGTCCACCGTCTCGAGCTCCACTAACAGCACCTTACGCTCAGTTTTCGGAGGAACCGTGTGTCGTTCCCCTGTGCCCATGTCTGCCAGCAAG CAAAGTTTAAGGACCCCTGGCCGCCTTGGGAGAACCCCCCGCACGGTGGAGCGCAACAAGGAGAACATGTCCCTGCAGAATGGCATGGATCTCCGCGGTGTGTTGAAGGCCCCTGCTGCTAGCTCTGTCTCGCACTGTAACGCCAGCATTAACTCTGTCGCCAGCACCTATTCGGAATTTTCG CAACATCTCTCAAAAGCTTCCAAATCTAACATCAAGACCGGACACCTGAACTCAACTGTCACCCATCTCTAA
- the LOC105018183 gene encoding protein regulator of cytokinesis 1 isoform X4 codes for MRRSEVHAAESVACLNQALNRLKAIWEEIGIPEDQRLQRTDVVKKHIKGLLDMMIAEEDRLRKRLMNSIETCRKELDVLCTDLQLPPFEEDEGRTMLQLEKDIRTRLEVLMKQKSQRMKELKALYKQDRELCDVMCLVPFSIDTDSVPSLERLDEYRSYLVGLAKEKDRRHEEFVDIKRQIVGCMEELDRLPDTSFERDVVCEDEEAFCLSNDNIAALRLLLGQLEERKAENVRECDSYRRRIQELWERLRVPQEEREAMAEHRLHSRKKNMNALQAEVERLEELKSQNLKEVMEAIRTELALFWEKCYYSLQQRQDFTPYIDDVFTEELLNLHEMELQSLKEHYENHRELFEGVTKWQESWTLFLELEKKATDPSRFNNRGGNLLKEEKQRADLQKSLRKLEKSLKVQIDAWEEAQNREFLVNGQKFLQYVEAQWEVLRLEKEREKIDRQQKKSQQMEQDLMYGTSVKTPSKRRLAGTPTPGKARRVNLNATSSVSGATPNSTLRSAFGGTVCRSPLPRTPMSANKLNGTSTVSSSTNSTLRSVFGGTVCRSPVPMSASKQSLRTPGRLGRTPRTVERNKENMSLQNGMDLRGVLKAPAASSVSHCNASINSVASTYSEFSKDFVNIESTAITSVD; via the exons ATGAGGAGGAG TGAAGTCCATGCTGCGGAATCCGTAGCATGTCTGAATCAAGCCCTGAACCGGTTGAAGGCCATCTGGGAGGAAATAGGGATCCCAGAGGATCAGCGATTGCAGAGGACAGATGTGGTAAAGAAACATATCAAA GGCTTGCTGGACATGATGATTGCAGAAGAGGATCGCCTCAGGAAGAGATTAATGAACAGCATAGAGACCTGTCGAAAAGAGCTGGATGTCCTGTGCACCGATCTTCAACTGCCCCCTTTTGAG GAGGACGAGGGGAGGACGATGCTACAGCTGGAGAAGGACATCCGTACCAGGTTGGAGGTGTTGATGAAGCAAAAGAGCCAGAGAATGAAGGAGCTGAAGGCCTTGTACAAGCAGGACCGGGAGCTGTGTGACGTCATGTGTCTGGTGCCCTTCTCTATTGACACGGACTCTGTCCCGTCGCTGGAGCGCCTCGATGAGTACCGCTCATACCTGGTCGGTCTCGCCAAAGAGAAG GATCGTCGTCACGAGGAGTTTGTGGACATCAAGCGTCAGATCGTTGGGTGCATGGAGGAGCTGGATCGCCTGCCGGACACCAGCTTTGAGAGGGACGTGGTGTGTGAGGACGAGGAGGCCTTCTGCCTGTCCAACGACAACATCGCCGCTCTCAGACTGCTGCTTGGGCAG CTGGAGGAGCGCAAAGCGGAGAATGTTCGGGAGTGCGACTCGTACCGCCGGAGGATCCAGGAGCTGTGGGAGAGACTGCGGGTGCcgcaggaggagagggaggccaTGGCTGAACACAGGCTCCACTCCAGGAAGAAGAACATGAACGCT CTACAAGCAGAGGTTGAGCGcctggaggagctgaagagCCAGAACCTGAAGGAGGTGATGGAAGCCATCCGGACTGAGCTGGCTTTGTTCTGGGAGAAGTGTTACTACAGCTTGCAACAGAGACAGGACTTCACGCCGTACATCGACG ACGTGTTCACAGAGGAGCTTCTGAACCTGCATGAGATGGAGCTCCAGAGTCTGAAGGAGCATTACGAGAACCACCGGGAGCTTTTTGAGGGTGTCACCAAGTGGCAGGAGAGCTGGACTCTGTTCCTGGAGCTGGAG AAGAAGGCAACGGATCCTTCTAGATTCAACAACCGGGGAGGGAATCTGCTCAAGGAGGAGAAGCAGAGGGCCGACCTCCAGAAGAGCCTGCGCAAG TTGGAGAAGTCCCTGAAGGTCCAGATAGATGCGTGGGAGGAGGCGCAGAACAGGGAGTTCCTGGTGAACGGACAGAAGTTCCTCCAGTATGTAGAGGCGCAGTGGGAAGTTCTGCGCCttgaaaaggagagggagaaaatcGACCGG CAACAGAAGAAGAGTCAGCAGATGGAGCAGGACCTGATGTATGGCACGTCTGTGAAGACACCCTCCAAAAGACGGCTGGCTGGGACCCCCACACCTGGCAAAGCCAGGAGGGTAAAT ctcaaTGCCACGTCCAGCGTCTCCGGCGCCACTCCCAACAGCACCTTACGCTCGGCCTTCGGAGGGACTGTGTGTcgttctcctttgccaagaacTCCCATGTCTGCCAACAAG ctcaaTGGCACGTCCACCGTCTCGAGCTCCACTAACAGCACCTTACGCTCAGTTTTCGGAGGAACCGTGTGTCGTTCCCCTGTGCCCATGTCTGCCAGCAAG CAAAGTTTAAGGACCCCTGGCCGCCTTGGGAGAACCCCCCGCACGGTGGAGCGCAACAAGGAGAACATGTCCCTGCAGAATGGCATGGATCTCCGCGGTGTGTTGAAGGCCCCTGCTGCTAGCTCTGTCTCGCACTGTAACGCCAGCATTAACTCTGTCGCCAGCACCTATTCGGAATTTTCG AAGGATTTTGTCAACATTGAGTCCACTGCCATAACCAG TGTTGACTGA
- the LOC105018183 gene encoding protein regulator of cytokinesis 1 isoform X1, which yields MRRSEVHAAESVACLNQALNRLKAIWEEIGIPEDQRLQRTDVVKKHIKGLLDMMIAEEDRLRKRLMNSIETCRKELDVLCTDLQLPPFEEDEGRTMLQLEKDIRTRLEVLMKQKSQRMKELKALYKQDRELCDVMCLVPFSIDTDSVPSLERLDEYRSYLVGLAKEKDRRHEEFVDIKRQIVGCMEELDRLPDTSFERDVVCEDEEAFCLSNDNIAALRLLLGQLEERKAENVRECDSYRRRIQELWERLRVPQEEREAMAEHRLHSRKKNMNALQAEVERLEELKSQNLKEVMEAIRTELALFWEKCYYSLQQRQDFTPYIDDVFTEELLNLHEMELQSLKEHYENHRELFEGVTKWQESWTLFLELEKKATDPSRFNNRGGNLLKEEKQRADLQKSLRKLEKSLKVQIDAWEEAQNREFLVNGQKFLQYVEAQWEVLRLEKEREKIDRQQKKSQQMEQDLMYGTSVKTPSKRRLAGTPTPGKARRVNLNATSSVSGATPNSTLRSAFGGTVCRSPLPRTPMSANKLNGTSTVSSSTNSTLRSVFGGTVCRSPVPMSASKQSLRTPGRLGRTPRTVERNKENMSLQNGMDLRGVLKAPAASSVSHCNASINSVASTYSEFSKDFVNIESTAITSNISQKLPNLTSRPDT from the exons ATGAGGAGGAG TGAAGTCCATGCTGCGGAATCCGTAGCATGTCTGAATCAAGCCCTGAACCGGTTGAAGGCCATCTGGGAGGAAATAGGGATCCCAGAGGATCAGCGATTGCAGAGGACAGATGTGGTAAAGAAACATATCAAA GGCTTGCTGGACATGATGATTGCAGAAGAGGATCGCCTCAGGAAGAGATTAATGAACAGCATAGAGACCTGTCGAAAAGAGCTGGATGTCCTGTGCACCGATCTTCAACTGCCCCCTTTTGAG GAGGACGAGGGGAGGACGATGCTACAGCTGGAGAAGGACATCCGTACCAGGTTGGAGGTGTTGATGAAGCAAAAGAGCCAGAGAATGAAGGAGCTGAAGGCCTTGTACAAGCAGGACCGGGAGCTGTGTGACGTCATGTGTCTGGTGCCCTTCTCTATTGACACGGACTCTGTCCCGTCGCTGGAGCGCCTCGATGAGTACCGCTCATACCTGGTCGGTCTCGCCAAAGAGAAG GATCGTCGTCACGAGGAGTTTGTGGACATCAAGCGTCAGATCGTTGGGTGCATGGAGGAGCTGGATCGCCTGCCGGACACCAGCTTTGAGAGGGACGTGGTGTGTGAGGACGAGGAGGCCTTCTGCCTGTCCAACGACAACATCGCCGCTCTCAGACTGCTGCTTGGGCAG CTGGAGGAGCGCAAAGCGGAGAATGTTCGGGAGTGCGACTCGTACCGCCGGAGGATCCAGGAGCTGTGGGAGAGACTGCGGGTGCcgcaggaggagagggaggccaTGGCTGAACACAGGCTCCACTCCAGGAAGAAGAACATGAACGCT CTACAAGCAGAGGTTGAGCGcctggaggagctgaagagCCAGAACCTGAAGGAGGTGATGGAAGCCATCCGGACTGAGCTGGCTTTGTTCTGGGAGAAGTGTTACTACAGCTTGCAACAGAGACAGGACTTCACGCCGTACATCGACG ACGTGTTCACAGAGGAGCTTCTGAACCTGCATGAGATGGAGCTCCAGAGTCTGAAGGAGCATTACGAGAACCACCGGGAGCTTTTTGAGGGTGTCACCAAGTGGCAGGAGAGCTGGACTCTGTTCCTGGAGCTGGAG AAGAAGGCAACGGATCCTTCTAGATTCAACAACCGGGGAGGGAATCTGCTCAAGGAGGAGAAGCAGAGGGCCGACCTCCAGAAGAGCCTGCGCAAG TTGGAGAAGTCCCTGAAGGTCCAGATAGATGCGTGGGAGGAGGCGCAGAACAGGGAGTTCCTGGTGAACGGACAGAAGTTCCTCCAGTATGTAGAGGCGCAGTGGGAAGTTCTGCGCCttgaaaaggagagggagaaaatcGACCGG CAACAGAAGAAGAGTCAGCAGATGGAGCAGGACCTGATGTATGGCACGTCTGTGAAGACACCCTCCAAAAGACGGCTGGCTGGGACCCCCACACCTGGCAAAGCCAGGAGGGTAAAT ctcaaTGCCACGTCCAGCGTCTCCGGCGCCACTCCCAACAGCACCTTACGCTCGGCCTTCGGAGGGACTGTGTGTcgttctcctttgccaagaacTCCCATGTCTGCCAACAAG ctcaaTGGCACGTCCACCGTCTCGAGCTCCACTAACAGCACCTTACGCTCAGTTTTCGGAGGAACCGTGTGTCGTTCCCCTGTGCCCATGTCTGCCAGCAAG CAAAGTTTAAGGACCCCTGGCCGCCTTGGGAGAACCCCCCGCACGGTGGAGCGCAACAAGGAGAACATGTCCCTGCAGAATGGCATGGATCTCCGCGGTGTGTTGAAGGCCCCTGCTGCTAGCTCTGTCTCGCACTGTAACGCCAGCATTAACTCTGTCGCCAGCACCTATTCGGAATTTTCG AAGGATTTTGTCAACATTGAGTCCACTGCCATAACCAG CAACATCTCTCAAAAGCTTCCAAATCTAACATCAAGACCGGACACCTGA
- the LOC105018183 gene encoding protein regulator of cytokinesis 1 isoform X3 has protein sequence MRRSEVHAAESVACLNQALNRLKAIWEEIGIPEDQRLQRTDVVKKHIKGLLDMMIAEEDRLRKRLMNSIETCRKELDVLCTDLQLPPFEEDEGRTMLQLEKDIRTRLEVLMKQKSQRMKELKALYKQDRELCDVMCLVPFSIDTDSVPSLERLDEYRSYLVGLAKEKDRRHEEFVDIKRQIVGCMEELDRLPDTSFERDVVCEDEEAFCLSNDNIAALRLLLGQLEERKAENVRECDSYRRRIQELWERLRVPQEEREAMAEHRLHSRKKNMNALQAEVERLEELKSQNLKEVMEAIRTELALFWEKCYYSLQQRQDFTPYIDDVFTEELLNLHEMELQSLKEHYENHRELFEGVTKWQESWTLFLELEKKATDPSRFNNRGGNLLKEEKQRADLQKSLRKLEKSLKVQIDAWEEAQNREFLVNGQKFLQYVEAQWEVLRLEKEREKIDRQQKKSQQMEQDLMYGTSVKTPSKRRLAGTPTPGKARRVNLNATSSVSGATPNSTLRSAFGGTVCRSPLPRTPMSANKLNGTSTVSSSTNSTLRSVFGGTVCRSPVPMSASKQSLRTPGRLGRTPRTVERNKENMSLQNGMDLRGVLKAPAASSVSHCNASINSVASTYSEFSQHLSKASKSNIKTGHLNSTVTHL, from the exons ATGAGGAGGAG TGAAGTCCATGCTGCGGAATCCGTAGCATGTCTGAATCAAGCCCTGAACCGGTTGAAGGCCATCTGGGAGGAAATAGGGATCCCAGAGGATCAGCGATTGCAGAGGACAGATGTGGTAAAGAAACATATCAAA GGCTTGCTGGACATGATGATTGCAGAAGAGGATCGCCTCAGGAAGAGATTAATGAACAGCATAGAGACCTGTCGAAAAGAGCTGGATGTCCTGTGCACCGATCTTCAACTGCCCCCTTTTGAG GAGGACGAGGGGAGGACGATGCTACAGCTGGAGAAGGACATCCGTACCAGGTTGGAGGTGTTGATGAAGCAAAAGAGCCAGAGAATGAAGGAGCTGAAGGCCTTGTACAAGCAGGACCGGGAGCTGTGTGACGTCATGTGTCTGGTGCCCTTCTCTATTGACACGGACTCTGTCCCGTCGCTGGAGCGCCTCGATGAGTACCGCTCATACCTGGTCGGTCTCGCCAAAGAGAAG GATCGTCGTCACGAGGAGTTTGTGGACATCAAGCGTCAGATCGTTGGGTGCATGGAGGAGCTGGATCGCCTGCCGGACACCAGCTTTGAGAGGGACGTGGTGTGTGAGGACGAGGAGGCCTTCTGCCTGTCCAACGACAACATCGCCGCTCTCAGACTGCTGCTTGGGCAG CTGGAGGAGCGCAAAGCGGAGAATGTTCGGGAGTGCGACTCGTACCGCCGGAGGATCCAGGAGCTGTGGGAGAGACTGCGGGTGCcgcaggaggagagggaggccaTGGCTGAACACAGGCTCCACTCCAGGAAGAAGAACATGAACGCT CTACAAGCAGAGGTTGAGCGcctggaggagctgaagagCCAGAACCTGAAGGAGGTGATGGAAGCCATCCGGACTGAGCTGGCTTTGTTCTGGGAGAAGTGTTACTACAGCTTGCAACAGAGACAGGACTTCACGCCGTACATCGACG ACGTGTTCACAGAGGAGCTTCTGAACCTGCATGAGATGGAGCTCCAGAGTCTGAAGGAGCATTACGAGAACCACCGGGAGCTTTTTGAGGGTGTCACCAAGTGGCAGGAGAGCTGGACTCTGTTCCTGGAGCTGGAG AAGAAGGCAACGGATCCTTCTAGATTCAACAACCGGGGAGGGAATCTGCTCAAGGAGGAGAAGCAGAGGGCCGACCTCCAGAAGAGCCTGCGCAAG TTGGAGAAGTCCCTGAAGGTCCAGATAGATGCGTGGGAGGAGGCGCAGAACAGGGAGTTCCTGGTGAACGGACAGAAGTTCCTCCAGTATGTAGAGGCGCAGTGGGAAGTTCTGCGCCttgaaaaggagagggagaaaatcGACCGG CAACAGAAGAAGAGTCAGCAGATGGAGCAGGACCTGATGTATGGCACGTCTGTGAAGACACCCTCCAAAAGACGGCTGGCTGGGACCCCCACACCTGGCAAAGCCAGGAGGGTAAAT ctcaaTGCCACGTCCAGCGTCTCCGGCGCCACTCCCAACAGCACCTTACGCTCGGCCTTCGGAGGGACTGTGTGTcgttctcctttgccaagaacTCCCATGTCTGCCAACAAG ctcaaTGGCACGTCCACCGTCTCGAGCTCCACTAACAGCACCTTACGCTCAGTTTTCGGAGGAACCGTGTGTCGTTCCCCTGTGCCCATGTCTGCCAGCAAG CAAAGTTTAAGGACCCCTGGCCGCCTTGGGAGAACCCCCCGCACGGTGGAGCGCAACAAGGAGAACATGTCCCTGCAGAATGGCATGGATCTCCGCGGTGTGTTGAAGGCCCCTGCTGCTAGCTCTGTCTCGCACTGTAACGCCAGCATTAACTCTGTCGCCAGCACCTATTCGGAATTTTCG CAACATCTCTCAAAAGCTTCCAAATCTAACATCAAGACCGGACACCTGAACTCAACTGTCACCCATCTCTAA